In Ammospiza caudacuta isolate bAmmCau1 chromosome 2, bAmmCau1.pri, whole genome shotgun sequence, a genomic segment contains:
- the LOC131572390 gene encoding taste receptor type 2 member 40-like, with protein sequence MMTSFALLCLSIAIIESMAGILGNGIILAASSLSCIGSKTWPPYDIIVISLSSSRFIVQSWNTLDYFMNIFYENFFYKENLLTAAKIMFTFLSYSSLWFGAWLSVFYCIKVASFTQSFFIWLKLRIARLVPWMLLTSWLCSFTAAIPFTWDVYSVHENITALSSMTNTSAWTTTRKDNLGLLILICNAGIGMPLILSVVSSVLLIWSLWIHTRRMQNNASGFRDPSLEAHMKAIKSVCSFLFLYIIYFICVLFILFNIFSPLSNGEMICVVLMAACPTAHTLVLIWSNPKFQQLPPRIWHHINCHGRTACM encoded by the coding sequence ATGATGACATCTTTTGCTCTCCTTTGTCTATCAATTGCTATAATTGAATCTATGGCAGGAATTCTGGGAAATGGAATTATCTTGGCTGCCAGTTCATTGAGCTGCATTGGGAGCAAAACATGGCCCCCATATGATATAATCGTGATCTCGCTGAGTTCATCTAGATTCATTGTGCAGTCATGGAATACACTGGATTACTTCATgaatatattttatgaaaatttcTTTTACAAAGAAAACCTGCTAACAGCTGCCAAGATAATGTTTACATTTCTGAGCTACTCCAGCCTCTGGTTTGGAGCCTGGCTTAGTGTCTTCTATTGCATCAAGGTTGCCAGTTTTACACAGTCTTTCTTCATCTGGCTGAAGCTGAGAATTGCCAGGCTGGTGCCCTGGATGCTGCTCACATCATGGCTCTGCtccttcacagctgcaattCCCTTCACCTGGGATGTCTACAGTGTGCACGAGAACATCACTGCTCTTTCATCCATGACAAACACCTCAGCATGGACAACCACAAGGAAAGACAATTTGGGTTTATTAATCCTTATCTGTAATGCTGGTATAGGTATGCCTTTAATACTGTCTGTTGTTTCAAGTGTACTGCTGATTTGGTCTCTGTGGATCCACACCAGACGCATGCAAAATAATGCAAGTGGCTTCAGGGATCCCAGCTTGGAGGCCCATATGAAAGCCATCAAGTCAGtctgctccttccttttcctttacaTTATATACTTTATTTGTGTTCTTTTCatattatttaacattttttcacCTTTAAGCAATGGAGAAATGATTTGTGTTGTTTTAATGGCTGCCTGCCCTACAGCACACACATTGGTCTTAATTTGGAGCAATCCCAAATTTCAACAGCTGCCACCTAGGATTTGGCACCACATTAACTGTCATGGAAGAACTGCTTGCATGTAA